In a single window of the Ciconia boyciana chromosome 7, ASM3463844v1, whole genome shotgun sequence genome:
- the NMNAT2 gene encoding nicotinamide/nicotinic acid mononucleotide adenylyltransferase 2, with translation MTETTKTHVILLACGSFNPITKGHIQMFERARDYLHKTGRFIVIGGIVSPVHDSYGKTGLVSSRHRLTMCQLAVQSSDWIRVDPWECYQDTWQTTCSVLEHHRDLMKRVTGCILSNVNTPSITPVIGQPQNESSQTIYQNNNNVSNKPTAAKILGKVGESLSRICCVRPPMERFTFVDENANLGTVMRYEEIELRILLLCGSDLLESFCIPGLWNEADMEVIVGEFGIVVVPRDGADPDRIMNHSSILRKYKNNILVVKDDLNHPMSVVSSTKSRLALQHGDGHVVDYLCQPVIDYILKSQLYINASG, from the exons AGCGAGCCCGGGATTATCTGCACAAGACTGGACGCTTCATCGTCATCGGTGGCATTGTCTCGCCCGTGCATGACTCCTATGGGAAGACG GGTCTGGTCTCAAGCCGGCACCGCCTGACCATGTGCCAACTGGCTGTCCAGTCCTCTGACTGGATCAG GGTGGACCCCTGGGAGTGCTACCAGGACACCTGGCAGACGACCTGCAGCGTGCTGGAGCACCACCGCGACCTGATGAAG AGAGTGACTGGCTGCATTCTCTCCAACGTCAACACCCCCTCCATCACCCCCGTGATCGGCCAGCCCCAGAATGAGTCCTCGCAGACCATCTACCAGAACAACAACAATGTGTCCAACAAGCCCACCGCAG CAAAGATCCTGGGGAAGGTGGGAGAAAGCCTGAGCCGGATTTGCTGCGTTCGCCCACCCATGGAGCGCTTCACCTTTGTGG ATGAGAACGCCAACTTGGGAACGGTGATGAGATACGAGGAGATCG agcttCGCATCTTACTCCTCTGTGGCAGTGACCTGCTGGAGTCCTTCTGCATTCCCGGTCTCTGGAATGAGGCAGAT ATGGAGGTGATCGTCGGGGAGTTCGGGATCGTGGTGGTGCCCCGGGATGGAGCAGACCCCGACCGGATCATGAACCACTCCTCCATACTCCGCAAGTACAAA aaCAACATCCTGGTGGTGAAGGACGACTTGAACCACCCCATGTCTGTCGTCAGCTCCACCAAAAGCAG acTGGCCCTGCAGCATGGAGATGGACACGTTGTGGATTACCTCTGCCAGCCCGTCATTGACTACATCCTCAAGAGCCAGCTCTACATCAATGCCTCCGGCTAA